From the genome of Colias croceus chromosome 9, ilColCroc2.1, one region includes:
- the LOC123694190 gene encoding splicing factor 3B subunit 3 isoform X2 codes for MFLYNLTLQGSTAITHAVHGNFSGTKQQEIVISRGKTLELLRPDPNTGKVHTLMKVEIFGVIRSMMAFRLTGGTKDYIVIGSDSGRIVILEYIPAKNILEKVHQETFGKSGCRRIVPGQYLAIDPKGRAVMIGAIEKQKLVYILNRDAEARLTISSPLEAHKSNTLVYHMVGVDVGFENPMFACLEIDYEEADSDPTGEAAQKTQQTLTFYELDLGLNHVVRKYSEPLEEHANFLITVPGGNDGPSGVLICSENYLTYKNLGDQHDIRCPIPRRRNDLDDPERGMIFVCSATHKTKSMFFFLAQTEQGDIFKITIETDEDMVTEIKLKYFDTVPVATSMCVLKTGFLFVACEFGNHYLYQIAHLGDEDDEPEFSSAMPLEEGDTFFFAPRPLRNLVLVDELDSLSPILASQVADLTGEDTPQVYLACGRGPRSSLRALRHGLEVAEMAVSELPGSPNAVWTVRRHKDESTIGR; via the exons ATGTTCCTGTACAACTTGACTCTCCAAGGCTCAACAGCCATTACTCATGCGGTGCATGGTAATTTCTCTGGAACAAAACAACAAGAGATAGTAATATCTCGTGGGAAAACATTAGAGCTTCTTCGCCCAGATCCTAACACCGGGAAAGTGCATACCTTGATGAAAGTAGAAATATTCGGTGTCATAAGATCTATGATGGCGTTTCGACTCACTGGCGGCACAAAAG ATTACATTGTCATTGGTTCAGATTCTGGTCGAATAGTGATATTAGAGTATATACCAGCTAAAAATATACTGGAGAAGGTGCATCAAGAAACCTTTGGCAAATCGGGATGTAGACGAATTGTACCAGGACAGTATCTAGCTATTGATCCCAAAGGAAGAGCAGTTATGATTG gtgCTAtcgaaaaacaaaaattagtttacattttgaacAGAGATGCTGAAGCGAGATTAACTATATCTTCTCCTTTGGAAGCACACAAGTCTAACACATTAGTATATCACATGGTTGGAGTTGATGTTGGATTTGAAAATCCAATGTTTGCATGCTTGGAAATTGATTATGAAGAAGCTGATTCCGATCCTACTG gtGAAGCAGCTCAAAAAACACAACAAACATTAACATTCTACGAACTTGACTTGGGTCTCAACCATGTAGTAAGAAAATATTCTGAACCCTTGGAAGAACATGCAAACTTCCTTATCACAGTTCCCGGTGGCAATGATGGACCTTCAGGAGTATTGATTTGTTCAGAAAATTATTTGACTTACAAGAATTTGGGAGACCAGCATGATATCAGATGCCCTATTCCGAGAAGACGTAATGATTTAGATGACCCAGAGAGGGGAATGATTTTTGTGTGTTCGGCAACACACAAGACAAAAtccatgtttttctttttggcACAGACTGAACAgggtgatatttttaaaatcaccaTAGAAACTGATGAAGACATGGTCACTGAaatcaaactcaaatattttgatacagtACCAGTAGCCACATCTATGTGTGTCTTGAAAACTGGGTTCTTGTTTGTTGCATGTGAATTTGGCAACca TTACTTGTACCAAATTGCACATTTGGGTGATGAAGATGATGAGCCAGAGTTCAGCTCTGCAATGCCTTTGGAAGAGGGCGATACATTTTTCTTTGCCCCAAGACCACTAAGAAATTTAGTGCTTGTTGATGAATTGGATTCACTTTCACCCATATTAG cTTCTCAAGTGGCAGACCTAACTGGTGAAGATACTCCTCAAGTATATCTTGCGTGTGGAAGAGGCCCCAGATCATCTTTAAGGGCCTTAAGACATGGATTAGAAGTTGCAGAAATGGCTGTTTCAGAATTGCCGGGTTCACCCAATGCAGTATGGACTGTCCGCAGGCATAAAGATG AATCGACTATCGGGCGATGA